The nucleotide sequence TTCCCCCATACTGAAATTCGAAAGAAGAAACTCGCGTCCCCAAAGGGAAAGCAAGAGTGCCGCCTGAACAGAGAGACCGAGAAAGAGCATGAGCATCAGAAAGAAGCGAAGGGTGTCCTTGCGGCTTCCGCGACTTTCAAACTGGGGGAGGAAGCGGGTGGCCAGTTGGGGAAGACCCATCACGGCAAGAGCGGTGATCACTCCGGCCAGCGCACGCAGGGCGAGCAGGGTTCCATAGCCCTCCAGACTCAGCGTCACCGTGAAGACCTTCATCTGCACAATCACAAAGAGGCTGGAGAGTACCGTTCCGAGACCCAGCCAGGTCGTGTTTCTTCCGATGCGGCTCTCGCCCCTCATGCCTTCCTCCTGGAACGAAGTCTTCGAAACCAGGGGGCTTCTCTTTCAAGGAGTGTGCAGGGGATCTCTTCGGCCCCGAAATCCATCTTGTAGCGGGCAAGGCTCGGAAGGTTCGGGCTTGCACCAAGATTGAAATAGTCCAGATTCCTCCGACAGGCATCTTCCAGCACAGCCGCATAAAGAAGGGCGCTTGGACGCAGATTGCGGGCCTCTTCCAGGCTGCTCCCCTGCCAGTAGATTTCCTCCTGCCCCCACTGGAAGTTCAGCATACCCGAGACGATTCTGCCTTCATGCCTCGCCAGCCAGAGTCTCACATGACTCTCATCCTTCAGCAGATGTTTCAGGAGTGAAAGAGGAACCGGGTTCTTCAGCTTCCAGCGTTTTGCATTGGCAAGATAGAGCGCATAGTACTCTTCCAGGTCCCGGTCCTCACGGCTCTCTCCTGTCACCAGCCCCGCCTCCCGAGCCTGTCGAACCTGCCGGCGTTTCCCCGCAGCAAAACGCTTTGTGAAGATCTCATCCCAGCCTTCCCGAAGATCCACCCGATAGGTGGACAGGGACTCGCTGGCCAATTCCGCCTTATCGCCGGGCTTCAGAAATACGCGAGCCAGAACCCTTCTTCCGGAGACCCGGCCAAGAGCCGCTTCCAGAAGATGCTCCCCCAGTTCCGACTTTTCGCCGGGAGCA is from Candidatus Krumholzibacteriia bacterium and encodes:
- a CDS encoding GNAT family N-acetyltransferase, with the translated sequence MNFRLEESLDWKEVDAFLEEATGASFFHHSTWLSGLSEIYGMKISALSLRREGRLRALLPFAERSRWGLRIQESLPFGTYGGPLLAPGEKSELGEHLLEAALGRVSGRRVLARVFLKPGDKAELASESLSTYRVDLREGWDEIFTKRFAAGKRRQVRQAREAGLVTGESREDRDLEEYYALYLANAKRWKLKNPVPLSLLKHLLKDESHVRLWLARHEGRIVSGMLNFQWGQEEIYWQGSSLEEARNLRPSALLYAAVLEDACRRNLDYFNLGASPNLPSLARYKMDFGAEEIPCTLLEREAPWFRRLRSRRKA